In Urechidicola croceus, a single window of DNA contains:
- a CDS encoding SDR family oxidoreductase: MRILITGATGYIGKRLIPILLNEGHEVVCAVRDASRIFSSYKEEENITIVETDFLKEETLSNIPKRIDVAYYLIHSMSNSATKFHELEKLCAENFRKCIEQTDAEQVIYLSGITNDTKLSKHLLSRKNVEDALKSDKYALTVFKAGIIVGSGSSSFEIIRDLVEKLPIMIAPKWLHTKTQPIAIRDVLSFLSKAAGNNKLFNTSYDIFGPEILTYKEMLLEFSKIRQLKRTIITVPIMTPKLSSYWLYFVTSTSYKLASSLVNSMGIEIIGKPSQINQLLNVHPISYSKAVSLAFEKIEQNSIISSWKDSFVSGRLRNKAHKYVNVPTYGCFTDKKQRPVTDLNKTLDKIFSIGGKNGWYYGDFLWKIRGFMDKAMGGIGLRRGRTHITNLNVGDSLDFWRVIYADKDKKKLLLYAEMKLPGEAWLEFKIENGILFQTATFRPKGLAGRLYWYTVTPFHWFVFKGMISKIVA, from the coding sequence ATGAGAATATTAATAACTGGTGCAACAGGATATATAGGTAAACGTTTAATTCCTATACTACTAAATGAAGGACATGAAGTGGTATGTGCAGTTAGGGATGCATCTAGAATTTTTAGTAGTTATAAAGAAGAGGAAAACATAACGATTGTTGAAACCGATTTTTTAAAAGAAGAAACACTCTCTAATATTCCAAAAAGAATAGATGTTGCTTATTATTTAATCCATTCTATGTCAAATTCTGCAACTAAATTTCATGAATTAGAAAAATTATGTGCAGAAAATTTCAGGAAATGTATTGAACAAACAGATGCAGAACAAGTTATTTATCTTAGTGGAATTACCAATGACACCAAATTGTCTAAACATTTACTATCGCGCAAAAATGTAGAAGATGCTTTAAAATCGGACAAGTATGCTTTAACAGTATTTAAAGCAGGAATTATTGTAGGTTCAGGAAGTTCTTCTTTTGAAATAATTAGAGATTTGGTAGAAAAACTACCCATAATGATTGCTCCTAAATGGTTGCATACCAAAACACAACCTATTGCTATTAGAGATGTTTTATCATTTTTATCAAAGGCAGCAGGAAATAATAAGTTATTCAACACTTCGTATGATATTTTTGGTCCAGAAATATTGACTTATAAAGAAATGTTGTTAGAGTTTTCAAAAATCAGACAGTTAAAACGGACGATTATAACTGTACCTATAATGACGCCAAAACTGTCTTCTTATTGGTTATATTTTGTGACTTCTACTTCTTATAAATTGGCTTCGTCACTAGTCAATAGTATGGGGATAGAAATTATTGGTAAGCCAAGTCAAATAAATCAATTATTAAATGTTCACCCTATTTCTTATTCTAAGGCTGTATCATTAGCATTTGAAAAAATTGAGCAAAATAGTATCATTTCTAGTTGGAAAGATTCTTTTGTTAGTGGAAGATTAAGAAATAAAGCACACAAATATGTAAATGTTCCAACTTATGGATGTTTTACTGATAAGAAACAACGCCCTGTAACTGATTTAAATAAAACGCTTGATAAAATATTTTCAATTGGTGGAAAAAATGGCTGGTATTATGGAGATTTTTTGTGGAAGATTCGTGGATTTATGGATAAAGCGATGGGTGGAATTGGTTTACGAAGAGGAAGAACACATATAACGAACTTAAATGTTGGAGATTCATTAGATTTTTGGCGTGTTATTTATGCTGATAAAGACAAGAAAAAGTTATTGCTATATGCCGAAATGAAATTGCCTGGAGAGGCTTGGCTAGAGTTTAAAATTGAAAACGGTATATTATTTCAAACAGCAACTTTTAGGCCAAAAGGGCTTGCAGGTAGGCTGTATTGGTATACTGTAACTCCTTTTCATTGGTTTGTTTTTAAAGGAATGATTTCTAAAATAGTTGCTTAA